The Solibacillus sp. FSL R7-0682 genome includes a window with the following:
- a CDS encoding MgtC/SapB family protein, with translation MDNFSIVIIIKLFAAATLSLIIGIERELKKKPVGLKTSLVIATFSCLLTIISIETAYSTPARDDINITMDPLRLAAQIVSGIGFLGAGVILRKGNDSITGLTTAAMIWGAAAIGIAVGAGFYIQAFITVLIVVFGIEIIAPLLLKIGPKRLRMREVSLAIVTDQSDKMKDLINYMKQNEMHVENVSIRDSPSSEKMLHEINIRFSTVEKNHTLGLYNRLHKLDYVKNIKIEYLD, from the coding sequence ATGGATAATTTTTCGATTGTAATAATCATTAAACTTTTTGCAGCCGCAACTTTAAGTTTAATTATTGGAATCGAGAGGGAGCTGAAAAAAAAGCCTGTAGGGTTAAAGACAAGTTTAGTTATTGCTACATTTAGCTGTTTATTAACAATTATCTCAATTGAAACAGCATATTCTACTCCAGCCAGAGATGATATAAACATTACGATGGATCCTCTTCGATTAGCTGCACAGATTGTTAGTGGAATTGGGTTTTTAGGCGCTGGCGTTATTTTACGTAAAGGAAACGATAGTATTACGGGCTTGACGACCGCAGCAATGATTTGGGGTGCTGCTGCAATTGGCATTGCAGTAGGCGCTGGCTTTTATATTCAAGCGTTCATTACCGTTCTTATTGTTGTCTTTGGCATTGAAATTATAGCACCACTTCTTTTAAAGATTGGTCCTAAACGGTTACGAATGCGTGAAGTTTCCTTAGCTATCGTGACCGATCAATCCGATAAGATGAAAGATTTGATCAATTATATGAAGCAAAATGAAATGCACGTTGAAAATGTAAGCATACGAGACAGTCCTTCTTCAGAAAAAATGTTACATGAAATCAATATTCGATTTTCTACAGTAGAGAAAAATCACACGCTCGGACTTTACAATCGACTGCATAAACTAGACTACGTAAAAAACATTAAAATTGAGTATCTCGATTAA
- a CDS encoding DUF4179 domain-containing protein — MNFFEDKKRQLENLEAPNELEARLTNALKKQPKKRIKMPSYFIAAAAVLLLLLVSFNINGVAYYGKRLFGYENLMSNTLKKLNTEGLGQSVNKSMTLKNGTIISIEGIVSDTNQLIVYYKETHPTQPIKEAISFSQLEGFLTDATYTSGTYEPSEDGQQLTGIAIFESVSPFSKKLTLSFSDESNQYTMEIPYHADDAIPVTLKRSVNQTFSTDIGKIKVNKITATGASTVIEGKFNKNIDRYLNTTLDIHLYADGQKIPWQQSGMSSTLFSGSSFDITYEALPPNTKKLEMRLEEFNAYDKVNAIIGIEKGASYDIGNKQLRIIDYKVGEKETLVTIASERNITFDNVSLKTASESAGLKTTINQQDVAEEFVRTLVFETTSQPLELYIEGVYSIKMYNKSIEIPLK, encoded by the coding sequence ATGAATTTCTTTGAAGATAAAAAAAGACAATTAGAAAACCTTGAAGCACCAAATGAATTAGAGGCGAGGTTAACTAATGCTTTAAAAAAACAACCTAAAAAACGAATAAAAATGCCTTCATATTTTATTGCTGCAGCAGCAGTACTACTTTTACTGCTAGTTTCTTTTAACATAAATGGTGTTGCCTATTATGGGAAAAGATTATTTGGCTATGAAAATTTAATGAGTAATACGTTAAAAAAACTTAATACAGAAGGGCTTGGTCAATCTGTTAATAAATCCATGACCTTAAAAAATGGAACTATAATTTCAATTGAGGGAATCGTATCAGATACAAATCAATTGATTGTTTACTACAAAGAAACACACCCTACGCAACCAATAAAAGAAGCTATTTCCTTTAGTCAATTGGAGGGATTTTTAACAGATGCTACTTATACTTCTGGAACGTATGAACCTAGTGAAGACGGCCAACAGCTGACAGGTATCGCTATATTTGAATCGGTTAGCCCGTTTTCTAAAAAACTGACACTCTCTTTTTCTGATGAGTCCAATCAATACACAATGGAAATACCGTATCATGCTGATGACGCTATTCCAGTTACTTTAAAGCGCTCGGTCAATCAAACATTTTCAACAGATATCGGAAAAATTAAGGTTAATAAAATTACTGCTACAGGGGCTTCTACGGTTATCGAAGGAAAGTTCAATAAAAATATCGATCGCTACTTAAATACCACATTGGACATTCACCTTTATGCAGACGGTCAAAAAATTCCATGGCAGCAAAGTGGTATGAGTAGTACATTATTTAGCGGATCTAGCTTTGATATCACATATGAAGCACTCCCACCGAATACAAAAAAATTAGAAATGCGTTTAGAAGAATTTAATGCTTACGATAAAGTTAATGCTATTATCGGAATAGAAAAAGGCGCTTCGTACGATATAGGTAACAAGCAACTTCGTATCATCGATTACAAGGTAGGAGAAAAAGAAACACTTGTTACGATTGCCTCTGAACGTAACATCACCTTTGACAATGTTTCATTAAAAACAGCTTCTGAAAGTGCTGGTTTAAAGACAACGATAAATCAACAAGATGTCGCTGAGGAGTTTGTTCGTACGTTAGTATTTGAAACAACTAGCCAACCTTTAGAGCTATATATAGAAGGCGTATATTCAATAAAAATGTACAACAAATCAATTGAAATACCCTTAAAGTAA
- a CDS encoding 1,4-dihydroxy-2-naphthoate polyprenyltransferase — MTKVIEADTGFKVWWHLTRPHTLTASFVPVFLGTAIALAVDHETIHFGLFFAMLVASMLIQAATNMFNEYYDFKRGLDNENSVGIGGTIVRHGVSPKTIMTIALSFYAIAMLLGFYICAMSSWWLVAVGLVCMLIGFLYTGGPYPIAYSPFGEIVSGAVMGMGIVLIAFFIQTGEVTLDAVLISVPSMILVGAIMLSNNIRDIVGDTEGGRKTMAILVGRDKAITILAAFFIISYIWIVSLIVLGHLTPWALLILLSVKKPIEAVKLFRAKEKPLEVMPAMKFTAQTNTIFGFLLAIGLLVSYLFV, encoded by the coding sequence ATGACAAAAGTCATTGAAGCGGATACAGGCTTTAAAGTTTGGTGGCATTTAACTCGCCCCCATACATTAACAGCTTCTTTCGTACCTGTTTTTTTAGGAACAGCGATTGCCCTTGCAGTCGATCATGAAACGATTCATTTTGGATTGTTTTTTGCCATGCTAGTTGCTAGTATGTTAATTCAAGCGGCAACGAATATGTTTAATGAATATTATGATTTTAAACGCGGGCTTGATAATGAAAATTCAGTTGGTATTGGTGGGACAATCGTACGACATGGTGTTTCACCGAAAACCATTATGACAATTGCCCTTAGCTTCTACGCTATTGCCATGTTACTTGGTTTTTATATTTGTGCGATGTCTTCATGGTGGCTTGTGGCTGTTGGCTTAGTATGTATGCTCATCGGGTTCCTTTATACAGGTGGTCCATATCCTATTGCTTATTCACCATTCGGAGAAATCGTTTCAGGTGCTGTAATGGGCATGGGAATTGTTTTAATCGCCTTTTTCATTCAAACAGGTGAGGTTACACTAGATGCCGTTCTTATTTCTGTACCAAGCATGATTTTAGTAGGTGCAATTATGCTTTCAAATAACATCCGTGATATTGTCGGAGATACAGAGGGTGGCCGTAAAACGATGGCTATTTTAGTAGGGCGTGACAAAGCGATTACGATCTTAGCTGCATTTTTCATCATTTCGTATATATGGATTGTTTCTTTAATTGTTTTAGGTCATTTAACACCATGGGCACTTCTTATTTTATTAAGTGTAAAAAAACCAATTGAAGCAGTAAAATTATTCCGAGCAAAAGAAAAGCCTTTAGAAGTGATGCCTGCAATGAAATTTACTGCACAAACGAATACAATCTTTGGATTTTTATTAGCCATTGGACTGCTTGTTTCTTATTTATTTGTGTAG
- a CDS encoding DMT family transporter, whose translation MEKPPIHPYIPILVGVISVSLSAIFVKLANADSGVIAFYRMLFSVLIMLPWFLMKYRHEIKSLSKRDWIFSSIAGVFLAFHFILWFESLNYTSIASSTVLVTMQPLFAFVGTYLFFKEKITLKTLLAGSIAIIGSVLISWGDFQISGAALYGDMLALIACALVTGYLLFGQDVRQRLSLVTYTIVVYAISTITLFFYVLIKGESFGPYPSIEWIWFLLLAIIPNLLGHNLFNWSLKWVSTNVLSIAILFEPVGAAILAIIVFKEYLTFTQILGGIIVILGIMLFIVDFKKILIKKD comes from the coding sequence GTGGAGAAACCTCCTATTCATCCATACATCCCAATATTAGTTGGTGTAATCTCTGTTTCCCTTTCTGCGATTTTTGTAAAACTTGCAAATGCAGATTCAGGCGTCATCGCATTTTATCGGATGTTATTTTCGGTGTTAATTATGCTCCCTTGGTTTTTAATGAAGTATCGTCATGAAATAAAAAGTTTGTCGAAGCGCGATTGGATATTTTCTTCAATTGCTGGTGTTTTTTTAGCATTCCATTTTATTTTGTGGTTTGAATCATTGAACTATACTTCGATTGCTAGTTCTACAGTGTTAGTAACAATGCAACCGTTGTTTGCCTTTGTAGGTACATATTTATTTTTTAAAGAGAAAATTACATTAAAAACCTTGTTAGCAGGGAGTATCGCGATTATTGGAAGTGTTTTAATTAGTTGGGGTGATTTTCAAATTAGTGGCGCGGCCTTGTATGGAGATATGTTAGCGCTTATAGCCTGTGCACTTGTAACTGGGTATTTATTATTTGGGCAAGATGTTCGACAAAGACTTTCTTTAGTTACTTATACGATTGTCGTTTATGCAATTAGTACGATTACATTATTTTTTTATGTACTAATTAAAGGGGAATCCTTCGGTCCGTACCCTTCTATTGAATGGATATGGTTTTTATTATTAGCGATTATCCCGAATTTACTAGGGCATAATTTATTTAATTGGTCGTTAAAGTGGGTAAGTACGAATGTATTATCGATTGCGATTTTATTTGAACCGGTTGGCGCTGCGATTTTGGCGATTATTGTATTCAAAGAGTATTTAACATTCACTCAAATTTTGGGCGGAATCATTGTAATACTAGGGATTATGTTATTTATAGTCGATTTCAAAAAAATATTAATAAAAAAAGATTGA
- a CDS encoding NUDIX hydrolase, which translates to MGEQLKIYNHLYEPIGVALRDEVHQQGYWHEVFQCWVIEKVGNEWRIYLQLRSQTKKDYPGQFDITAAGHLLANEKVEDGIREMQEELGITAEFSQLTSLGIIPYVIDNDTIKDYEFAHVFLYELSGGLDAFTIQIDELDGIYYTKLEDFIRLAKKELEMLEVHGYYYDHLMKVNHAKNISLKDMSSLPAQYLNELVLRLRRKMEK; encoded by the coding sequence ATGGGCGAACAGCTTAAAATCTATAATCATTTGTATGAACCAATAGGTGTTGCTTTGAGAGATGAAGTTCATCAACAAGGATACTGGCACGAAGTATTTCAGTGCTGGGTCATTGAAAAGGTAGGAAATGAATGGCGAATTTATTTGCAACTTCGAAGCCAAACGAAAAAAGATTACCCTGGGCAATTTGATATTACTGCAGCAGGACATTTACTGGCTAATGAAAAAGTAGAAGATGGGATACGTGAAATGCAAGAAGAGCTTGGCATTACAGCAGAGTTTTCACAGTTAACTTCACTTGGAATTATTCCATATGTTATCGATAATGATACAATAAAGGACTATGAATTTGCTCATGTGTTTTTATATGAATTATCTGGAGGACTCGATGCATTTACAATTCAGATTGATGAGTTGGATGGTATTTATTACACGAAATTAGAGGATTTTATTCGACTTGCGAAAAAGGAACTTGAAATGCTTGAAGTGCACGGCTATTACTATGATCATCTAATGAAAGTTAATCACGCAAAAAATATAAGTTTAAAAGATATGTCCAGCTTACCGGCACAGTATTTGAATGAGCTTGTTTTGCGTTTAAGGAGAAAAATGGAGAAGTGA
- a CDS encoding MerR family transcriptional regulator: MLINELAQLSGVSARTLRYYDEIGLLHPTTIGENGYRYYSQDDIDRLQQILFYRELDFKLEKIKVLLDNQTVDRKHALKQQYELLEKKRTYLEGLMKTIEKTIEMMEGEGKMPNEEKFEVFKNKLIADNEQQYGQEIREKYGEEEVLKSYGKLKDMTAKQYEAIQQLEQQLFARLKEAMATKDTSSTVAMEAAELHKRWLSFYWAKYTTEAHVGIAQMYMYDERFTTYYDSRVGDGATQFLHDAILAYSQL, encoded by the coding sequence ATGCTGATAAATGAATTAGCACAACTATCCGGTGTGAGTGCACGCACACTGCGTTATTACGATGAAATAGGGCTATTACATCCTACGACTATCGGGGAAAATGGTTATCGCTATTATAGTCAGGATGATATTGATCGCCTTCAACAAATATTGTTTTACCGCGAGCTGGATTTTAAGCTAGAGAAAATAAAAGTTTTACTTGATAATCAGACCGTGGATAGGAAGCATGCGCTAAAACAGCAGTATGAATTATTAGAAAAAAAACGTACTTATTTAGAAGGATTAATGAAGACAATCGAAAAGACGATTGAAATGATGGAAGGAGAAGGGAAAATGCCTAATGAGGAGAAATTTGAAGTCTTTAAAAATAAATTAATTGCAGACAATGAACAGCAGTATGGTCAAGAAATCCGTGAAAAGTATGGTGAAGAGGAAGTGTTAAAGAGTTACGGCAAACTTAAGGATATGACAGCGAAACAATATGAAGCGATACAGCAACTAGAGCAACAGTTATTTGCACGCCTGAAAGAGGCAATGGCTACAAAAGATACTTCCTCAACAGTAGCAATGGAAGCAGCAGAATTACACAAACGTTGGTTAAGCTTTTACTGGGCGAAGTATACGACGGAAGCCCATGTTGGAATTGCACAAATGTATATGTATGATGAGCGATTTACAACATATTATGATAGCCGAGTAGGTGACGGCGCAACGCAATTTTTACACGATGCAATTTTAGCATATAGCCAGTTGTAA
- a CDS encoding TraR/DksA C4-type zinc finger protein yields MNEKQVLQLRQTLEQELHELQKHFRDEPNADNSELSSVDNHPADAATDLTTVVTEIALDELKEEEIEKIQAALRAMDEGTYGKCVVCGKDIPFERLEAVPTALTCIEHVDEVE; encoded by the coding sequence ATGAATGAAAAACAAGTATTACAACTACGTCAAACATTAGAACAAGAGTTACATGAGCTACAAAAACATTTTCGTGATGAACCAAATGCTGATAATTCAGAGCTCTCTTCAGTAGATAACCATCCAGCAGACGCAGCAACAGATTTAACAACCGTTGTAACAGAAATCGCATTGGATGAATTGAAAGAAGAGGAAATTGAAAAGATTCAAGCTGCATTAAGAGCGATGGATGAAGGGACTTATGGAAAATGTGTTGTTTGTGGGAAGGATATTCCGTTTGAACGATTAGAGGCAGTGCCAACAGCACTTACATGTATTGAACACGTTGATGAGGTTGAATAA
- a CDS encoding sigma-70 family RNA polymerase sigma factor — MNVAKLVKRAKRGDKDALVQLVMHEKNNYYRLAYTYIKNEHDALDALENMIVILYEKIDQLKNPDVFYSWSKTILVNECRALLKRRNRISFLEEEDFFEKTVDPFDHVHSQLEIEDYLQSLSHVQREAVQLKYLLDYDYETIALLTNVSIGTAKTRVFHAMKKLQKHYGKEHPNEFL; from the coding sequence ATGAATGTAGCTAAACTTGTTAAAAGAGCAAAGCGAGGTGATAAGGACGCCCTTGTTCAGCTGGTCATGCATGAAAAAAACAACTATTACCGGCTCGCTTATACGTATATCAAAAATGAACACGACGCGTTAGATGCACTTGAAAATATGATTGTCATCCTATATGAAAAAATCGACCAACTAAAAAATCCAGACGTCTTTTATAGCTGGAGTAAAACGATTTTAGTTAATGAGTGCAGAGCTTTATTAAAAAGGCGTAACCGTATTTCCTTTCTTGAGGAGGAAGACTTTTTCGAAAAAACAGTGGACCCATTCGATCATGTCCATTCACAACTTGAAATTGAAGACTATTTACAAAGTTTGAGTCATGTTCAACGTGAAGCCGTCCAACTAAAATACTTGCTAGACTATGACTACGAAACAATTGCACTGCTCACAAATGTGTCAATAGGAACAGCAAAAACCCGAGTTTTTCATGCAATGAAAAAACTCCAAAAACACTACGGAAAGGAGCATCCTAATGAATTTCTTTGA
- a CDS encoding cation diffusion facilitator family transporter encodes MGEIFRLLKGGNKPSLLAAMVNSFLGIIKGAAFFFTGNVAMFAEMMHSFGDAANQFFVYIGSALSKKAPTPRFPNGYGRIVNLVCLGAVLIVAILSYETIKEGWHHFLHPATESSGMFIALGVLATGFILELVVLNKAAKEVLHEVGVEKKGIPIVQSVKYLKRAKPATKLVWMEDLVATSGNLLAFLAIIIANFTGFYRLEGIVSMIIGLMMFYVVGRVFLDNARGAIGETDEEMLVHIGNLVLEDPNITDIGRLEVIKEGEYLHVELIAETNPNLSLAYLDDVRDHLTELLLNQKGVTKVTMAFDEDDGKRAWKHTATMPEEKKGMI; translated from the coding sequence ATGGGAGAAATATTTCGATTACTTAAAGGGGGCAATAAGCCTTCCTTACTCGCAGCAATGGTTAATTCATTTTTAGGAATTATAAAGGGTGCAGCTTTCTTCTTCACCGGCAATGTTGCCATGTTTGCAGAAATGATGCATTCATTTGGTGATGCAGCAAACCAATTTTTCGTATATATTGGATCTGCTTTATCTAAGAAGGCACCAACTCCACGGTTTCCAAATGGTTATGGGCGCATTGTCAACTTAGTATGTCTTGGGGCCGTATTAATTGTCGCTATTCTTTCCTATGAAACAATTAAAGAAGGCTGGCATCATTTTTTACATCCTGCTACTGAATCTTCCGGAATGTTTATTGCCCTTGGTGTATTAGCAACCGGCTTTATTTTAGAACTAGTCGTTTTAAACAAAGCGGCGAAGGAAGTGCTTCATGAAGTTGGTGTTGAAAAGAAGGGCATTCCCATTGTTCAATCCGTAAAATATTTAAAACGCGCAAAACCTGCTACAAAGCTTGTATGGATGGAAGATTTAGTCGCGACTTCAGGAAATTTATTAGCCTTTTTAGCCATTATCATTGCTAATTTCACCGGCTTTTATCGACTTGAAGGAATCGTCTCAATGATTATTGGGCTTATGATGTTTTATGTAGTAGGTCGTGTATTTTTAGATAATGCACGCGGGGCAATAGGTGAAACGGATGAAGAGATGCTTGTTCACATTGGGAACCTTGTATTAGAAGACCCGAATATTACTGATATTGGACGACTTGAAGTAATTAAAGAGGGAGAATATCTACATGTAGAGTTAATTGCTGAAACGAACCCAAATTTATCATTGGCCTATTTAGATGATGTTCGTGATCATCTAACAGAACTTCTATTAAATCAAAAAGGCGTCACAAAAGTAACAATGGCATTTGATGAGGATGACGGGAAACGCGCATGGAAACACACCGCGACAATGCCAGAGGAAAAAAAGGGTATGATTTAA
- a CDS encoding MBL fold metallo-hydrolase → MLNKFVANNKSVYPIIFKGNFGMLESINCYLYEHNDFLTLIDAGINTREFQDYFEEQLTSYGFEIMDIDQIILTHHHSDHIGLVNYIVKQKSIPVYAHHLAIPRLLLKAEYQIQKIDFFSQLYTRYGCMELAESRLKKIKKTMDNSQLYRVNTDVLPLYEGIELGDLKIIEAPGHSIDSIMLYDEDAKWLFVGDVLIKQGSTNALIDHDEKGSLIPSVLQHKTSIEKCLKLNANYIFPGHHQIYSTIHEVVENNISRINYKDRLVAKIEEGNNSVTKLVHSIYGKRVDKEAALILSEVIGYLYYAEILLLIKPILKNGCLSFEKNVN, encoded by the coding sequence ATGCTAAATAAGTTTGTAGCGAATAATAAATCCGTCTATCCAATTATTTTTAAAGGAAATTTTGGGATGCTTGAAAGTATTAATTGTTATTTATACGAGCATAATGATTTTTTAACTTTAATTGACGCTGGAATTAATACAAGAGAATTTCAGGACTATTTTGAAGAACAGCTTACTTCATATGGATTTGAAATTATGGACATTGATCAAATAATTTTAACACATCACCATAGTGATCATATCGGGCTTGTAAATTATATTGTGAAACAAAAAAGTATTCCTGTATATGCACACCATTTAGCTATACCACGTTTATTATTGAAGGCAGAGTACCAAATACAAAAGATAGATTTTTTTTCGCAATTATATACGCGATACGGATGTATGGAACTTGCAGAAAGCCGTTTGAAAAAAATTAAAAAAACGATGGATAATAGCCAGTTGTATCGTGTTAATACGGATGTTCTCCCTCTATATGAAGGTATAGAATTGGGCGATTTAAAAATAATTGAAGCACCGGGGCATTCAATTGATTCAATTATGTTATATGACGAAGATGCTAAATGGTTATTTGTAGGAGACGTCCTTATAAAGCAAGGTTCTACAAATGCATTAATTGACCATGATGAAAAGGGAAGCTTAATACCTTCGGTATTGCAACATAAAACGTCTATCGAAAAATGTTTAAAATTAAATGCTAACTATATTTTCCCAGGCCATCATCAAATATATTCTACTATACATGAGGTAGTAGAAAATAATATTTCACGGATTAATTATAAAGATCGACTAGTTGCAAAGATTGAAGAGGGAAATAATTCAGTCACAAAATTAGTGCACTCAATTTATGGAAAACGTGTAGATAAAGAAGCTGCATTAATATTATCAGAAGTAATTGGTTATTTATATTATGCTGAGATATTATTGTTAATTAAACCTATATTAAAAAACGGCTGTCTTTCATTTGAAAAAAATGTTAATTAA
- a CDS encoding nucleotidyltransferase domain-containing protein, translating into MSFIQCRNVTSIMTGFDKAWFIAGGWAIDLFIGEETRKHEDIEIAIFRKNQMNLKTYLKEWDIKKVIKGEFYHWGNEYLELPIHELLATNRITGEKIEILLNEIEGNNWVFRRDSRISYPHDLIFSYSETGIPYLKPEVVILYKAKNTRQKDHQDFLKIKDLLNIEKRQCLRTALELHAPKHKWIHYLL; encoded by the coding sequence ATGTCATTTATACAATGTCGAAACGTTACTTCAATAATGACAGGATTTGATAAAGCGTGGTTTATTGCTGGAGGATGGGCAATTGATCTTTTTATAGGAGAAGAGACAAGAAAACACGAAGACATAGAAATTGCTATATTTCGAAAAAATCAAATGAATTTAAAAACTTATTTAAAAGAATGGGATATTAAAAAGGTAATTAAAGGTGAATTTTATCATTGGGGAAATGAATATTTAGAGTTACCAATTCACGAATTACTTGCAACTAATCGTATAACTGGAGAAAAAATAGAAATTCTTCTAAATGAAATAGAAGGTAATAATTGGGTATTTAGAAGAGATTCAAGAATTTCTTACCCACATGATCTAATTTTTAGTTATTCTGAAACTGGAATCCCCTATCTAAAACCAGAAGTCGTAATTTTATATAAGGCAAAAAATACAAGACAAAAAGACCATCAAGACTTTCTAAAAATAAAGGACCTCCTTAATATTGAGAAAAGACAGTGCCTACGAACGGCACTTGAGTTACACGCACCAAAGCATAAATGGATTCATTATTTACTTTAA